The genomic region CCTGATCGCCGGCGCGAAATATCGCGGCGAGTTCGAGGAGCGGCTGAAATCCGTCCTGCAGGAGGTCTCGACCGCCGAGGGCGGCATCATCCTGTTCATCGACGAGATGCACACGCTGATCGGCGCCGGAAAGGCCGACGGCGCGATGGACGCGTCCAACCTGTTGAAGCCGGCGCTCGCGCGCGGCGAGCTGCACTGTATCGGTGCGACCACGCTCGACGAGTACCGCAAGCATGTCGAGAAGGATGCGGCGCTGGCCCGCCGGTTCCAGCCGATCTATGTCAGCGAGCCGACGGTCGAGGACACCATCTCGATCCTGCGCGGCCTGAAGGACAAGTACGAGCAGCATCACGGCGTGCGCATCACCGACTCCGCGCTGGTGGCCGCGACCACGCTGTCGAACCGCTACATCACCGACCGCTTCCTGCCCGACAAGGCCATCGACCTGATGGACGAGGCGGCAGCGCGGCTGAAGATGCAGGTCGATTCCAAGCCGGAAGAGCTCGATTCGCTGGATCGCGACATCATCCGGCTCAAGATCGAGCAGGAGGCGCTGAAGAAGGAGAACGATGCCGGCTCCAAGAGCCGCTTGCAGACCCTGGAGAAGGAGCTCGCCGGGCTCGAGGAGCGGTCGACGGCGCTGACGGCGCGCTGGAGCGCGGAGAAGAACAAGCTCTCCAATGCCCAGAAGCTGAAGAGCGAACTCGATGCGCTCCGCGTCGAGCTTGCCAATGCGCAGCGTCGCGGCGAATTCCAGAAGGCGGGCGAGCTGGCCTATGGCCGGATTCCCGAGCTGGAAAGGAAGCTCGCCGATATCGAGGCGCAAGAAAACAGCAAGCCGAACGGCGGCGAGATGATGGAGGAGGCGGTCACCGCCAACCACATCGCGCAGGTCGTCTCGCGCTGGACCGGCGTGCCGGTCGACAAGATGCTCGAGGGCGAAAAGGACAAGCTCCTGAAGATGGAGGACAGTCTCGCCAGGCGCGTCGTCGGCCAGGCCGAAGCCGTGCGGGCGGTGGCAACCGCCGTGCGCCGTGCCCGTGCGGGCCTGCAGGATCCGAACCGGCCGACCGGCTCGTTCATGTTCCTAGGCCCCACCGGCGTCGGCAAGACCGAGCTGACCAAGGCGCTCGCCGCTGACCTGTTCAACGACGAGACCGCGATGGTCCGCCTCGACATGTCCGAGTTCATGGAGAAGCACTCGGTCTCGCGGCTGATCGGTGCGCCTCCCGGCTATGTCGGCTACGACGAGGGCGGTGCCCTGACCGAAGCCGTGCGGCGGCGGCCCTACCAGGTCGTGCTGTTCGACGAGATCGAGAAAGCGCATCCCGACGTGTTCAACGTGCTGTTGCAGGTGCTCGACGACGGCCGCCTGACCGATGGTCAGGGCCGTACCGTCGACTTCCGCAACACGCTGATCATCATGACCTCGAATCTCGGTTCGGAGTTCCTGGTGAATCAGCCGGAGGGCGAGGACACTGCGGCGGTCCGCGATCAGGTGATGGGCGTCGTGCGGGCGCATTTCAGGCCGGAATTCCTGAACCGCATCGACGAGATCATTCTGTTCCACCGCCTGCAGAAGAGCGAGATGGGCCGTATCGTCGAGATCCAGTTCGCGCGGCTGACCAGGCTGCTCGAGGATCGCAAGATCGAGCTCACGCTGGACGCCAAGGCGCGGGACTGGCTCGCCGAGAAGGGCTGGGATCCAGCTTACGGCGCCCGCCCGCTGAAGCGGGTGATCCAGCGCAGCGTGCAGGATCCGCTGGCCGAGATGATCCTCGCCGGCGAGGTCAAGGACGGCGATCACGTCGTGATCTCGGAGAAGGGCAACGTGTTGACCTTCAACGGTCAGGTGCCCAAGACCGCCGAGATCGTGCAGTTCGAGGCCCCGGTCTCGAAGCGCAAGCTGAACTGAGTGCAATAACGAGAACCCTCCCCGCATGCCGCGGGGAGGGCTTTCTTCGCAAATTATTCCTGCGGAACGATCGGCGGTGACGGCTCGTCGTCCGCGCTGGGCTCGAGTTCGGACAGGATGTCGACCAGCTCGCGGGCGCGGCCTGTGGCCAGCGGCCTGCCGGCATTGATCAGCGGCTCGTCATTGGCGAGCCAGGCCTGCGCCTCGGCGAGCTCGGCGACGGTTGCGCCCGATGCGATGATTCTGGCGATGGTGACATCGTCGGCGTGGCCGACGGATCTCAGCACGTCGTCACGGGTGAGCTGCGTCATGGTACAAATCCTCGTGCATATTTTCGTTGAGCACGACCAAACCCCCGCCCGCCGGTGATCCCCGCCAGCGGGTAGGGATGCATGGTTTCAAGGCCTCAGCTGTGCGTTGTGAGCCGAGGCGGATGCTGGGACATTACCCAGAGCTCGATCGCCGCAAGGACTGCGACGGCGATGCCGATCACTACGTGCACGGTCGTCGCGGTGGTCATTCCCTGGAAACCCAGGACCCAGGGCGAGACCAGCGCCCAAAGCCCGACGATGAGGTTCAGCCACTCCTCCCAGACCGCGAATGCCGCGAGCGCGGCGATCGCAAGGACCGCCATCACGAGGCCGACGATGTGGGCGTTGGTGGAAACCATTCCGGCGTCGAACTTGAGCAGCCATGGCGAGAGGAAAAGAATCGCGCCGAGGATCAGGTTTGCGACGTCGCACAGTTTTGCGTTCGTCCAGTTCTCCATGACACCCTCCATTGGAGGTTTCACTGCTGAATCAACCAGATGATCGCCGTTCGGGTTCCCATCACATGGTGCGAAATTTATTGAAACTGGCGGAGCGCCGGCCCGGAAAACGGCATCAGCGGTTGGTGATGGAGCGCGTCTGCGACGTGGAGCTCGTGGCATCCGAGACGATTCGCGAGCTGCCGCGGCTGGACATCTGGGCCTCGATCCGGTCGCGCTCCTTCTCGAAGTTCGCCAGCATCGGGCCTTCGAGCGAACGGCCGCGCGGCAGCTTCACGCGCATCGGGTCGACGAATCGGCCGTTGACCAGGATTTCGTAGTGGACGTGCGGGCCGGTCGACTGGCCGGTCGAGCCGACGAAGCCGATCACCTGGCCCTGCCGCACCTTCTTGCCGATCTCCATGCCCTTGGCGAAGGCCGACATGTGGCCGTAGGCCGTCTCATAGCCATTGGCATGCTTCATGCGGATATATTTGCCGTAACCGCCCTCGTATCCGACCTTCTCGAGCACGCCGTTGCCGGACGCGAAGATCGGCGTGCCGTAGGCGGTGGCCCAGTCGACGCCGGTGTGCATCTTCACATAGCCGAGGATCGGGTGGCGGCGCCCGCCGAAGCCCGACCGCATGATCGCGTTGTTGACCGGCTTGCGCACCAAGAACTTCTTCGCGCTCTTGCCGGTCTCGTCATAATAGTCGACGAGGCCGTCGTCCGAACTCTGGAATCGGTAGTATTTCTTGGTTTCGCCGCCCACGGTCAGCGCAGCGTAGAGCACTTCGGTCTTTTCGGTGCTGGTGACGCCCTCGTCCTCGCCGGCAAAAAACACGTCGAACGAGTCGCCGGGCTGTACCTTGCGCTGGAAATCGACGTCATAGGAGTAGATCTTGACCATGTCTTCGATGACGGTCGGCGGCACCTTGTTGCGCAGCGCGGTCTCGTAAATGCTCTGATAGAGCCGCACGCCGCTGCCATCATCCTCGTCATCGTCGCTGGAATTGTCGGCGGTCTCGGTGACGGTGTTCATGCTCTGCACGTCGACGGCAACGTATTTGCCGAGATCGGACAGCGCAGCGACGGCCTCGATGACCGATTCGTTGGCGACGATCACGCGATAGGGCTGCAGCCTGACATTCGGTCCGGGAGCCGCCGGCGCCATCAGGATTCGTACCTTCTGGCCTTCCTTCAGGCCGCCGTCGCGGCCGCGCGGGCCGAGCGTCGCGGCGATCGCCTTCGCCTCGTCGGGCGTTGCGCCCTGATCGCGCAGGATCGAGGTGATGCTGTCGCCCTTCTTGACGAGGTGAACCCGCTCACCGACCGGATTGCCGCCGGTGACCTGCTCTTTGGTCTTCGGCAGCAGGGTGACGTTTTCCGGCACTACGCGGGTCTCGAAGCCGGCATAGGGATCGGAGGTGTTGCCCTCGGTGGCGTAGGCCATCCTCATGTCGGGGCCGGCGCCACTCGCGTCAGCCGCTGCATTGGCGAGTGAAGCGTAGCGCACCGAGCCGCCGGAGCCGCGCCAGTTGGCGGCGTCGCGGACCCGCATCAGCACGTCGTCGAGCGCGACGACGGCGGCGAGCTTGGCTTTCGGCAGCACGGAGCCGAGATCCTTGGTGACGAACGAGACCTCGGCGTCGGGCTCGGCCGCGGCATTCGGATCCTCGGCCGCCGCCGGCGTGTCGGAGCCGACATCCGTCAGCAGACGCTGCGCGTTGAACGCCGGGATTTTTGCCGACAGGTCGCTCGTGGTCATCGAGAGATTGCCGGAAATTCGGATGAAGGGCCGTACCCGCATCACGTCGCGATTGCCGACGCGGGTCACGGTCGACACGCGCACCAGGCTGCGGGAAGCGGAGGATTCGCTGGGCGGCGGCAGGCGGTCGCCCTTGTGCAGGCTGACGACGCGATCATTGCCGGTGAACGCGCCGCGCAGCGCGCCTTCGACGCGCTCCGGCACCTTGGCGAAGGTCATCTCGCCGTCGAGCGACGCAAAAACGGCGCCGCCGATCAGGGCCGCGCCACATAGACCAGTCAGAATGGTGCCGCTGAACCATTGAACGGAGACACGGCGGCGATCGATCACCGCAGCCTCGGTGCCGTCGACCGAAAGCGGCGGTTCGTGACCGAGATCGATCATCCCGGTCTCGCGCCCAATGCCGCTTCCGCGTGACGCCCGTTGGCTCAACCCTGCATCCCCCCAAATTCCAGCAACTGCGATCGACCTCTGCTCGTCCTTGTCCCCCACCTTGATCCCGTGACGAGGGATCTCGGCAGTGTGGCGAGCCACACGCATCGAATTCGAGAAGCCGATGGCCATTAGCTAGCCGCGATCTCGAACGTCAATGGTGTGCAGATCTCTCGATGTTGCTCGGCCGCGAAGGGAAGAGGCGACGGGTTCTTGGAGAAAATCGCCTGGTCCCCCAGAAAAACCGCCCCAGCCCCACAGGTTACGAGCGGTTCAATGCATTCGTTATAGCCAGAACGTCGCAGGATTGTGGCTCAAGTGCGGCATTTGAGGTGGAAAAGCTTCCTTGAAAGCAGGTCGATGCCCGCCGCCCGGCCCGGGGGCGGCTGGAACCCGTTTTGGAGGGCCTCGCGGGCTCCACGGCGACAAACTTTTTTTAAAGTTTTTTGCCGCGAGGGCTGGGTGGCGAATTTTTACCTCCGACCTAAGTCACGGAAAGCACGAGAATTTCTTCGCACTGCACAAGCGATTTGGGCGTGCGACGATTTGTTGACAATGGCCGTTGACAATCCCGAGGGGTGCGGACTATAAACCAACCACTGAGCGCGGCGCCGCCGGGTCACTGACCAAGGCGAGCGAACGCGCCACTGATGCTCCTCACTTCGATGAGTGACACAACAGCCGACATAAATCGGTTGGAGTTCATCGTCGGCCGGTGAAGGGTAGAACCACCCTCTAAGGGTGTGGGATCATCGGATCCCGGGCTGTTTGACAAGTAAAGATGAAGAAAGAGAAACGTGGACGGCGGAGTCCTTGCGTCTCTCGGAATACTTGAAAGCTTCGGCTTTTGACTTCTGAGAGTGGACGAAAGACTTCGGCGGTACACGTTTTAAAGGTTACACCATCGCTGCACACGATGTGAATCGTCAGCAGCTTGCCGGTTTCGGCCGGTGAAGAATGGTGGGACCTCGTCAAACGTTGTGATCAGCCGGTTCAAGGTTTCAAGTCCAACTTGAGAGTTTGATCCTGGCTCAGAGCGAACGCTGGCGGCAGGCTTAACACATGCAAGTCGAGCGGGCATAGCAATATGTCAGCGGCAGACGGGTGAGTAACGCGTGGGAACGTACCTTTTGGTTCGGAACAACTGAGGGAAACTTCAGCTAATACCGGATAAGCCCTTACGGGGAAAGATTTATCGCCGAAAGATCGGCCCGCGTCTGATTAGCTAGTTGGTGAGGTAATGGCTCACCAAGGCGACGATCAGTAGCTGGTCTGAGAGGATGATCAGCCACATTGGGACTGAGACACGGCCCAAACTCCTACGGGAGGCAGCAGTGGGGAATATTGGACAATGGGCGCAAGCCTGATCCAGCCATGCCGCGTGAGTGATGAAGGCCCTAGGGTTGTAAAGCTCTTTTGTGCGGGAAGATAATGACGGTACCGCAAGAATAAGCCCCGGCTAACTTCGTGCCAGCAGCCGCGGTAATACGAAGGGGGCTAGCGTTGCTCGGAATCACTGGGCGTAAAGGGTGCGTAGGCGGGTCTTTAAGTCAGGGGTGAAATCCTGGAGCTCAACTCCAGAACTGCCTTTGATACTGAAGATCTTGAGTTCGGGAGAGGTGAGTGGAACTGCGAGTGTAGAGGTGAAATTCGTAGATATTCGCAAGAACACCAGTGGCGAAGGCGGCTCACTGGCCCGATACTGACGCTGAGGCACGAAAGCGTGGGGAGCAAACAGGATTAGATACCCTGGTAGTCCACGCCGTAAACGATGAATGCCAGCCGTTAGTGGGTTTACTCACTAGTGGCGCAGCTAACGCTTTAAGCATTCCGCCTGGGGAGTACGGTCGCAAGATTAAAACTCAAAGGAATTGACGGGGGCCCGCACAAGCGGTGGAGCATGTGGTTTAATTCGACGCAACGCGCAGAACCTTACCAGCCCTTGACATCCCGGTCGCGGACTCCAGAGACGGAGTTCTTCAGTTCGGCTGGACCGGAGACAGGTGCTGCATGGCTGTCGTCAGCTCGTGTCGTGAGATGTTGGGTTAAGTCCCGCAACGAGCGCAACCCCCGTCCTTAGTTGCTACCATTTAGTTGAGCACTCTAAGGAGACTGCCGGTGATAAGCCGCGAGGAAGGTGGGGATGACGTCAAGTCCTCATGGCCCTTACGGGCTGGGCTACACACGTGCTACAATGGCGGTGACAATGGGATGCTAAGGGGCGACCCTTCGCAAATCTCAAAAAGCCGTCTCAGTTCGGATTGGGCTCTGCAACTCGAGCCCATGAAGTTGGAATCGCTAGTAATCGTGGATCAGCACGCCACGGTGAATACGTTCCCGGGCCTTGTACACACCGCCCGTCACACCATGGGAGTTGGTTTTACCTGAAGACGGTGCGCTAACCGAAAGGGGGCAGCCGGCCACGGTAGGGTCAGCGACTGGGGTGAAGTCGTAACAAGGTAGCCGTAGGGGAACCTGCGGCTGGATCACCTCCTTTCTAAGGATGATCCTTCAGATCAGCTCACGCTATCTATCGGATCGTTTTAGAAACATTCAGGGGCCAACAGTTTCAGGATTGTTGAGCTCCATTGGCGGGATTTCGCCGTCTTCGTTTCTCTTTCTTCGCGGACGAACACGCGCCAGGGGCTGAGCGCTGTGCGGTGCACCGACTAAGCGTCGCGTGCGCGCCGGCATGTCTCTCGTGTTAGGGGCTTGTAGCTCAGTTGGTTAGAGCGCGCGCTTGATAAGCGTGAGGTCGGAAGTTCAAGTCTTCCCAGGCCCACCATTTTGATCGAGTGCGGAGCATTCGTCTTCTGGTACGGGGCCATAGCTCAGCTGGGAGAGCGCGTGCTTTGCAAGCATGAGGTCGTCGGTTCGATCCCGTCTGGCTCCACCAGATGGTTTGATCACCAACGGCGTTACCGTCGTCCGCGAAACATCACTTCGCACTCATTGGTCCGGATGGACGGTGACGTGCGTGTTTTCTGACATCGTAAAGAGGAGATCGATCCGAGTTTGGATCAAGCGAAGCAATTCGTCTGAACCATTCATTATCTCCGGGATCATTTCGGCGCTCGCGCATCGCAGTTCATCGCAAGATGAGTGGGGTGAGCGGGTTGTAAATGATCTCTTTTAGCGAAGCTTGACCGCCTCGCTATCGGGCCGATCTTACGAAGCAAGCTGGTCTTTCTAGTCAATGTCCGGCTGCGCAATCGCATTCATCGAGGATGCGTGCCTGGGACTTCGGTCTTCGGGCAGTTGCGCAGACAACATTCTGCCGAGTGTGTGGACATTGATAATGAGAGCAATCAAGTGCCTTAAGGGTGTTCGGTGGATGCCTTGGCGCTGAGAGGCGATGAAGGACGTGCTACGCTGCGATAAGCCGTGGGGAGCTGCGAAGAAGCTTTGATCCGCGGATTTCCGAATGGGGAAACCCACCTTCGATAGCCGGAACTCCAAGACCTTGTGTGTTGGGGTTCGACCAGAAATGCGAGAAATCAAACCGCGAGGTTTTGGATTTCCGGTTATCAAGAGAAGGTATGAGACCTCCGAATAAAATAGGAGGTTTTAAGCAAACCCAGGGAACTGAAACATCTAAGTACCTGGAGGAAAGGACATCAATCGAGACTCCGTTAGTAGTGGCGAGCGAACGCGGACCAGGCCAGTGATACATCAAAGACAATCGGAACCTGTCAGGAAAGCAGGGCCTCAGAGGGTGATAGCCCCGTACGAGTAATGCGATGATGTATCCACGAGTAAGGCGGGACACGTGTAATCCTGTCTGAACACGGGGGGACCACCCTCCAAGCCTAAGTACTCCTCAGCGACCGATAGTGAACCAGTACCGTGAGGGAAAGGTGAAAAGCACCCCGACGAGGGGAGTGAAATAGACCTGAAACCGGACACCTACAAACAGACGGAGCCCAAGATGCGTTCTGGGTGACGTCGTACCTTTTGTATTATGGGCCAGCGACTTAATTTAACGAGCAAGCTTAAGCCGATAGGCGAAGGCGTAGCGAAAGCGAGTCTGAATAGGGCGTCAAGTTCGTTGTATTAGACCCGAAACCTAGTGATCTAGCCATGAGCAGGTTGAAGGTGAGGTAACACTCACTGGAGGACCGAACGGGTGTCTGTTGAAAAAGACTCCGATGACTTGTGGTTAGGGGTGAAAGGCCAATCAAACTGGGAAATAGCTGGTTCTCCGCGAAAGATATTTAGGTATCGCCTCGGATGAATACCTCAGGGGGTAGAGCACTGGATGGGCTAGGGGGACTTACCGTCTTACCAAACCCAACCAAACTCCGAATACCTGAGAGTACTATCCGGGAGTCACACGGCGGGTGCTAACGTCCGTCGTGGAGAGGGAAACAACCCGGACCTACAGCTAAGGCCCCTAATTCGTGGCTAAGTGGGAAAGGATGTGGAAATCCCAAAACAACCAGGAGGTTGGCTTAGAAGCAGCCATCCTTTAAAGAAAGCGTAACAGCTCACTGGTCTAAATAAGGGTTTCTGCGCCGAAGATGTAACGGGGCTCAAGCCACGAGCCGAAGCTTAGGGTGTGATCCGCAAGGGTCACGCGGTAGCGGAGCGTTCTGTAAGCCTGCGAAGGGCGACCCGTGAGGGCGCCTGGAGGTATCAGAAGTGCGAATGCTGGCATGAGTAACGACAAACACTGTGAAAGACAGTGTCGCCGAAAGTCCAAGGGTTCCTGCGTAAAGTTAATCTTCGCAGGGTTAGCCGACCCCTAAGGCGAGGCCGAAAGGCGTAGTCGATGGGAATGCAGTGAATATTCTGCAGCCAGTGGATGGTGACGAATCTCGTATGTTGTCTGACCTTAATGGATTGGTCGGGCCTCGAAGAGGTTCCAGGAAATAGCCTCCACATCAGATCGTACCCGAAACCGACACAGGTGGACTGGTAGAGTATACCAAGGCGCTTGAGAGAACTATGTTGAAGGAACTCGGCAATTTACCTCCGTAACTTCGGGATAAGGAGGCCCATTGCTCGCGCAAGCGGGCAATGGGGGCACAGACCAGGGGGTGGCAACTGTTTAACAAAAACACAGGGCTCTGCGAAATCGCAAGATGACGTATAGGGTCTGACGCCTGCCCGGTGCCGGAAGGTTAAGAGGAGAGGTGCAAGCCTTGAATCGAAGCCCCGGTAAACGGCGGCCGTAACTATAACGGTCCTAAGGTAGCGAAATTCCTTGTCGGGTAAGTTCCGACCTGCACGAATGGCGTAATGACTTCCCCGCTGTCTCCAACATAGACTCAGTGAAATTGAATTCCCCGTGAAGATGCGGGGTTCCTGCGGTCAGACGGAAAGACCCCGTGCACCTTTACTGTAGCTTTGCGCTGGTATTCGTGACTGTTTGTGTAGAATAGGTGGTAGACTTTGAAGCCGTGGCGCCAGCCATGGTGGAGTCGAAATGTGAAATACCACCCTAATGGTTATGGATATCTAACCGCATCCCCTTAGCGGGGATCGGGACAGCGCATGGTGGGCAGTTTGACTGGGGCGGTCGCCTCCCAAAGAGTAACGGAGGCGTGCGAAGGTAGGCTCAGAACGGTCGGAAATCGTTCGTCGAGTATAATGGCATAAGCCTGCCTGACTGCGAGAGTTACGACTCGAGCAGAGACGAAAGTCGGTCATAGTGATCCGGTGGTCCCGCGTGGGTGGGCCATCGCTCAACGGATAAAAGGTACGCCGGGGATAACAGGCTGATGACGCCCAAGAGTCCATATCGACGGCGTCGTTTGGCACCTCGATGTCGGCTCATCACATCCTGGGGCTGGAGAAGGTCCCAAGGGTTCGGCTGTTCGCCGATTAAAGTGGTACGTGAGCTGGGTTCAGAACGTCGTGAGACAGTTCGGTCCCTATCTGCCGTGGGTGTTGGAATGTTGAGAGGATTTGCCCCTAGTACGAGAGGACCGGGGTGAACGTACCTCTGGTGGAGCAGTTGTCGCGCCAGCGGCAGTGCTGCATAGCTATGTACGGACGGGATAACCGCTGAAAGCATCTAAGCGGGAAACCCACCTCAAAACGAGCATTCCCTTGAGAACCGTGGAAGACGACCACGTTGATAGGCCGGGTGTGGAAGTGCAGTAATGCATGTAGCTTACCGGTACTAATCGTTCGATCGGCTTGATTGCTCTCATTTTCAGTGTCCATAGCGCCTTCGAGGCGCCGACAAATGAGACCGAGCGCATCGCGCTCAAGAACGCTTGCTTCGTTTCCGTTGTCCTTCGCCGGCCTGGTGGTTCTAGCGAAGCGCCTCAACCCGATCCCATCCCGAACTCGGCCGTTAAACGCTTCAGCGCCAATGGTACTATGGCTCAAGCCCTGGGAGAGTAGGTCGCTGCCAGGCCTGCCAAGGACAATGGAATTCCTCTTTAAGATGTCATGATCAAAGCAAAACGCCGTCTCCGATTGGAGGCGGCGTTTTTGTTTGCCCGGACGGATTCTTGCGAAGTGCGTTTCGCAGCGAGGCACGTCGCTTCTCGCAAAGCGTTACTTCGGCCAAGCGCTGGAATTGTTGTTCCCCACGTCATCGCGCTCGAGGTTTTTCCCATGCGCCCTGCGATCCGCTATTTGCTGATCCATGTCGCGATCGCGGCATCTGTTCTTGCCCGGCCTGCAGTTTCCCTGGCGGAGCCGAAGCTGGAAATGCACCGCGCCGGGGTCGCTGCCGATGACGGTTCGGGATGGCATCCTGCCGTGTCGAGCAAGGGCTCCTTCTCGGTGCTGCTGCCGATTCCGTTCAATGATTTCACCACGCGCGACGCGCAGACCGGTGAGGTCACGCATGTGGTCGGCGGCAAGAGCTCCGAAGGAATCAAGTTTGTCGCGGTCGAGCTGCCGCCCGGCAGCAAGCCGCCGCCGGATCTCGCTTCAATCCCAAAAACGCTGGCCGCAAATCCGGCGAACAAGGTTTCCGATGTCCGCCGCAGGACAAGCGGCGATGCCGAGATTCTGAGCCTGACGGTGAGCGACGGCGGCAAGACCATGCACATGCGCTGCATCGATGCGAAAGGCACGCGCTACACATTGACGATCGAGTTTCCCAATGCCTATCGGGACCTGGTCGCTGCAAACAAAGACAGGTTCTTCGAGTCATTCAAACTGAAGACGAAGTCTTGAGCGGCGGACCGTCAGCGCTCGCCGTGCACTGGTGTCGGCCACGCCGCTGACCGTCATCCTATTGTGCTGCTCGACTGCTGGCCGGGCATTGCGATCAACACTCCTTGAACGCTTTGTGATCATTCGGCCACGATTGGCCGCCATCGTCTACGACCAAAGTTCATGGGCCGTTCATTTCGATTTCCGTACCTGTTCCACCCAAGAAGCTCGGCGAATCTGCCCCAACAAGGAGACTTCCATGCGTGAGATCGTCCGTCCCGTAACTGCTGCGCTGAGCGTCGCGTGTCTTGCGATCGCCATGAGCGCGGCGTCGAACAGCGGCGCATTCGCGCAGGCCAAGCAGCAGCAGATGGCGCCGCCGGCCAAGCAGCCCGCGCAAGCCGCGCCACCCGCGCAGGCTGCGGCTCCGGCACAGGATCAGGCCCCGCCGATCAAGCAGATCGCGCTGACCGACAAGCAGGTCGATGGCGCGCTCGCCGCGGCCAAGGAAATGGACCCGATCACCGCAAAGCTTTCGCAGGACGCCAAGCCGGATCCGAAGATCGTTGCCCAGCTCGAGGGCATCGCCAAGAAGAACGGCTTCGCCAGCTATGACGAGTACAACAACGTCGTCGACAACATCTCGCTGGTGCTCGGCGGCTTCGATCCGCAGACCAAGAAGTATATCGGTCCCGAGGCCGTGCTGAAGGCGCAGATCGCCCAGGTCCAGGCCGACAAGAAGATGTCGGCCAAGGACAAGAAGGACGCGCTCGCCGACCTCAACGATGCCCTGAAGTCGCCGCCGCCCGCGGTCGAGAACAAGGGCAATATCGATCTGGTGACCAAGAGTTACGACAAGCTGATGGAAGAGTTCGGCGGTAGCGACGACAATTAATGCGTCGCATGATCTCGCCGGAAAACCGCTGCGCACTTTTCCGGATCATGCCCTGAGCCGTCAACCGAATCAAAAATGAGCCCCGGAGAAATTCTCCGGGGCTTTTTTGTTTCGGGACACGCCCGCTTCAGGTCCGCGTCCGCATCCGCATCATGAAGCTGTCGAACGAGAGCTCGGCGACCTGCATCCAGGCCAGCGATTCGTTGCGATAAGCGGCCAGGCTCGCATGCATCTTGCCGAAATGCGGGTTGCTCTTGGAAAGATCCGCATAGATCTCGTTGGCCGCGTTGTAGCAGGCTTCCAGCACTTCCTGCGGGAACGGCCGCAACTGCGCGCCGGCCACGATCAGGCGCTTCTGCCGCGCGGCGAACAGGATGGAAGTGGAGCGTCGACCATGATGAGAGGGCTACGCCGGGCTCGTGACGC from Bradyrhizobium elkanii USDA 76 harbors:
- a CDS encoding SPW repeat protein, which encodes MENWTNAKLCDVANLILGAILFLSPWLLKFDAGMVSTNAHIVGLVMAVLAIAALAAFAVWEEWLNLIVGLWALVSPWVLGFQGMTTATTVHVVIGIAVAVLAAIELWVMSQHPPRLTTHS
- a CDS encoding M23 family metallopeptidase gives rise to the protein MSQRASRGSGIGRETGMIDLGHEPPLSVDGTEAAVIDRRRVSVQWFSGTILTGLCGAALIGGAVFASLDGEMTFAKVPERVEGALRGAFTGNDRVVSLHKGDRLPPPSESSASRSLVRVSTVTRVGNRDVMRVRPFIRISGNLSMTTSDLSAKIPAFNAQRLLTDVGSDTPAAAEDPNAAAEPDAEVSFVTKDLGSVLPKAKLAAVVALDDVLMRVRDAANWRGSGGSVRYASLANAAADASGAGPDMRMAYATEGNTSDPYAGFETRVVPENVTLLPKTKEQVTGGNPVGERVHLVKKGDSITSILRDQGATPDEAKAIAATLGPRGRDGGLKEGQKVRILMAPAAPGPNVRLQPYRVIVANESVIEAVAALSDLGKYVAVDVQSMNTVTETADNSSDDDEDDGSGVRLYQSIYETALRNKVPPTVIEDMVKIYSYDVDFQRKVQPGDSFDVFFAGEDEGVTSTEKTEVLYAALTVGGETKKYYRFQSSDDGLVDYYDETGKSAKKFLVRKPVNNAIMRSGFGGRRHPILGYVKMHTGVDWATAYGTPIFASGNGVLEKVGYEGGYGKYIRMKHANGYETAYGHMSAFAKGMEIGKKVRQGQVIGFVGSTGQSTGPHVHYEILVNGRFVDPMRVKLPRGRSLEGPMLANFEKERDRIEAQMSSRGSSRIVSDATSSTSQTRSITNR
- the clpB gene encoding ATP-dependent chaperone ClpB, with amino-acid sequence MNIEKYTERARGFIQSAQSLAMRDGHQQFSPLHLLKVLLDDNEGLAGGLIDRAGGNSRAILKATEEALNKLPKVSGNGAGQVYLSPELARAFDAAEKAADKAGDSFVTVERLLLGLTLEKGSEAASILSKGGVTAQNLNAAIEALRKGRTADSATAENAYDALKKYARDLTQAARDGKLDPVIGRDEEIRRTIQVLSRRTKNNPVLIGEPGVGKTAIVEGLALRILNGDVPESLKDKKLLSLDMGALIAGAKYRGEFEERLKSVLQEVSTAEGGIILFIDEMHTLIGAGKADGAMDASNLLKPALARGELHCIGATTLDEYRKHVEKDAALARRFQPIYVSEPTVEDTISILRGLKDKYEQHHGVRITDSALVAATTLSNRYITDRFLPDKAIDLMDEAAARLKMQVDSKPEELDSLDRDIIRLKIEQEALKKENDAGSKSRLQTLEKELAGLEERSTALTARWSAEKNKLSNAQKLKSELDALRVELANAQRRGEFQKAGELAYGRIPELERKLADIEAQENSKPNGGEMMEEAVTANHIAQVVSRWTGVPVDKMLEGEKDKLLKMEDSLARRVVGQAEAVRAVATAVRRARAGLQDPNRPTGSFMFLGPTGVGKTELTKALAADLFNDETAMVRLDMSEFMEKHSVSRLIGAPPGYVGYDEGGALTEAVRRRPYQVVLFDEIEKAHPDVFNVLLQVLDDGRLTDGQGRTVDFRNTLIIMTSNLGSEFLVNQPEGEDTAAVRDQVMGVVRAHFRPEFLNRIDEIILFHRLQKSEMGRIVEIQFARLTRLLEDRKIELTLDAKARDWLAEKGWDPAYGARPLKRVIQRSVQDPLAEMILAGEVKDGDHVVISEKGNVLTFNGQVPKTAEIVQFEAPVSKRKLN